One genomic window of Candidatus Kuenenia stuttgartiensis includes the following:
- a CDS encoding NADH-quinone oxidoreductase subunit A, with protein sequence MIQYLPILILFFVALGFALTNVGISEILGRKKPSEEKLTPYECGVEPVGSAHERFSVKFYLIAMLFVVFDIEVIFMYPWAVAFKSLKLFGFIEMVIFIGILLICYLYIWKRGGLEWE encoded by the coding sequence ATGATACAATATCTGCCCATTTTAATTTTATTCTTTGTAGCACTCGGTTTTGCACTAACCAATGTAGGGATTTCAGAGATCCTTGGCAGGAAAAAACCATCCGAAGAAAAACTTACTCCTTACGAATGCGGCGTTGAGCCGGTGGGGTCCGCGCACGAACGTTTTTCCGTAAAGTTTTACCTGATTGCAATGCTTTTTGTTGTATTTGATATAGAGGTTATCTTTATGTATCCATGGGCAGTTGCCTTTAAGTCATTAAAGCTTTTTGGATTCATTGAAATGGTGATATTTATTGGCATATTGCTTATTTGTTATTTATACATTTGGAAAAGGGGGGGATTGGAATGGGAATAG
- a CDS encoding NADH-quinone oxidoreductase subunit B has protein sequence MGIESHLGDNILTTTLTTMVNWARKSSLWPMPFGLACCAIEMMAVVAPRHDLARFGAEVFRFSPRQSDLMIVAGTLTYKMASVAKKIYEQMPEPKWVVAMGACAVSGGVFNTYSVVQGLEQVIPVDVYLPGCPPRPEALIHAIMEIQKKIQKGSL, from the coding sequence ATGGGAATAGAGAGCCATCTGGGTGATAATATTCTGACAACCACCTTGACAACAATGGTAAATTGGGCAAGAAAATCCTCTCTTTGGCCAATGCCCTTTGGTTTGGCTTGTTGTGCAATAGAGATGATGGCCGTTGTAGCGCCGCGTCATGACCTTGCACGTTTCGGCGCCGAAGTGTTTCGATTCTCTCCGCGGCAGTCAGATCTAATGATTGTTGCGGGTACGCTTACCTATAAAATGGCCTCAGTGGCGAAGAAGATATACGAACAAATGCCTGAGCCTAAATGGGTTGTTGCGATGGGCGCTTGTGCTGTTTCCGGGGGGGTATTTAACACGTACAGCGTTGTACAGGGACTTGAACAAGTAATACCGGTGGATGTTTATCTTCCGGGCTGTCCGCCGAGACCCGAGGCGTTGATTCATGCTATCATGGAAATACAGAAGAAAATCCAGAAAGGATCACTATAA